Sequence from the Romeriopsis navalis LEGE 11480 genome:
TTCCTGGACCGTCGAAATGTGCAAATGGGCCTTGCGTTCGAGGCAGCGGAATGTCCCCGACGCACCGTGGAAAACTGAACGTCATCGACGACTACGCTGCGAAGATGAGCATGGCCATCGGCAACGCCCCCGCGCAAAGCGCAATCGCCGCAATCGTGAATACCGCTGGGAATTTGTCTCAACCATCGATTATGAGCGCTACTACGCCTATCCTGGCGACGATGGCCAAATGGGGCAAGCCGGCAACAATGGCGCAGCCGGCCGCTACGGCAGCGTTTTTCTGATTCCGGGCGATCGCGTCCCCGCCGAGAAACTAAGCTACAGCAACGATATTGCCAACAGTCTCAAGCAGCCCATTAATTTCATTAAGAATAACTGGCTGACCAAGCCCGGACTAGCCAAATATCTCGCCCCTGGTTCCGATGCCCCAAATCAGTATCGCCAGCTCCAAACCGTGCGCAACCAATTACAACTTAATTGGGAAACACCACAGTCATTGCGCGAATTAGGTAATCCAACCGTCCAAGCAACAATCGACGATCGCGGTGAATTAAGCGTCAAGCTCCCAGGACATCTCGAATACAGTCGGAAAAATCAGCGCGACAGTACTCAAGTGAGCATTATCCGAGGCATTAATCCCGATCGGCTGCAGCAATTCAAATTCCGGGGATTCGATCGCTTCCGTGATGCTCGGAATTTTGCCCTAGTCGATGAAGGCAAACTCCTGCGAGACTTGCGAGGCATGATCATTCGCGTCAGCGTCAGTAACGGGACAAAGACCGTTAAACAAATTTATCGGATGGGCAGCAGCCAGCCACAACCAGCCGGTCTGGCAATTTTGGGAAATATCTACAAAATCCGTCTGGATCAATCCTTCGATCCATTACTAGTCAAAGGCGAGGCCCTCACCTATGACATCAAAGTTGATCAAATTGCCCGATCTGGTGCCGTTTATTCATCCGGAATGCAACTCAAACAAGTTGTTGATCAAGTTACTTTACCCAAGGTGACTTATTCCAAAGCGGAAAATACACAACGGTAATTGCGGAGCACCCCATATTTCAGGGAACGATCCAAACGATCCGGCTGAAGCCTACCCGTACAATCCTCCAGATCAGCCGGTTCCCACAACCTACCATTAACTGACCGAATAACCCCGCTGCTGCTGCCGCTCACGAATATGGTCAAGGTTGCCGACCGGAATGGAAGCGATCAATTTCTTCGTATATTCCTGTTGCGGTTGGCGATAGATCATTTCCGCAGAATTAATCTCTTCCAAGCGCCCCTGATTCATCACCATAATCCGGTCACTCATAAATTTGACGACGCTCAAATCATGGGAGATAAAAATATAAGTTAAGTCAAACTCTGACTGCAATTCCTTCAGCAGGTTCAACACTTGGGCCTGCACTGACACGTCTAAAGCCGATACCGATTCATCGCAAATAATAAATTTCGGATTTAGGGCCAAGGCTCGCGCAATGCAAACGCGCTGACGCTGGCCACCCGAAAACTCGTGGGGAAAACGCTTGCGCCAATCCGGATTAAGACCAACCCGCTCAAGCAAGTAAGCCACACGATCGTTGCTCGATTTCCGGTCTGACTTACCAAAGATTTTCAGCGGCTCCATCACCGCATCACCAATCGCAATGCGGGGATCAAGGGAACTAAAGGGATTCTGAAATACGATTTGGAGCTCGCGGCGCAAGTTCCGCAATTCCGTCGTGGACAGTGAGAAAATGTCTTTGCCATTGAAGATTGCTTGTCCTTGCTGAGGCTCAATCAATCGCAGGAGGGTGCGCGACAGTGTCGTTTTACCACAGCCCGATTCACCGACTAATCCTAAGGTTTCGCCTGGGAAGACATCAAAGGAGACTCGATTCACCGCCATCGTATAGCGCTTAACGCGGCCGAGCACCCCCTTAATCGGAAACGCCACAGACAAATCTCGGACCGAAAGGAGCGGCTGTTTCGCCTGCAATTCCACATTGCGCTGCGCCAGTTCTGACGCCGTCACCACCGGTAAAGCATCTAAGACCTGCTGCACATCACCGCCAACGGATTCGATCAACACCTCCCCCGAATCCAACTCCGTCACGTCCATAAAGTCAGAGACGATCGGCAAGACCTTCAGCTGCAAATCTGGTTGCGGTCGGCAGGTGAGCAGACCCTTCGTATAGGGATGTTGGGGCTGGGCAAAGATTTGCCAAAGGGAACCTTGTTCCACGATCTCACCGCGATACATCACAGCGACTTCATCGGCAATCTCAGCAATTAAGCCCAGATCATGGGTGATGAAGACAATACTCATACCGCGCCGATCACGCAGTTCTCGCAACAAATCAATAATCGCGGCCTGCACCGTCACATCCAACGCCGTAGTTGGTTCATCCGCAATCAATAACTGGGGATTACAGGAAATTGCGATGGCAATCATTACCCGCTGCAACTGCCCGCCCGATAGCTGATGGGGATAGCGCTCAAGCAACGCCATTTTGCGACGATTGACTTCCTGATCAAGCTGGGAATCGCGGGTGAGCTTCGGGCTATCCTGCTGAATTTGTGCGCGGAGAACGTCATCTTCCGGCAATACCTGCACTTCTTGGAGTAGATCTAAGGCCCGCCGCCGCGCCGCCGCTTCCGGCATCTGCTCATGCTGTGCAATCGCCTCAACCATTTGAAAACCGATCGTATAGACCGGATTCAAAGAACTCATGGGCTCCTGGAAAATCATCGCCATACGCAAACCGCGCAACCGCTGCAACTCCTGACGAGACAGCGCCAGCAAATTTACCGGCGGATGCTCAACATCGGGCTGAAACCAAATCTCCCCAGCGGTGACTTGGCCCGGTGGATTGGGGATCAATCCCATCACCGCCAAGGAGGTGACCGACTTGCCCGAACCCGACTCACCCACAATCCCCAGAGTCTGACCGGGACGCACTTGGAAAGAAATATCTCTGACTGCTTCCGTCACCCGATCGCCGGTCTTAAATTGCACCCGGAGATTGCGCACGTCCAGCATCGGTTCAGTCATAGTCATTCGGGTATAGCGTTCCAAACGGGTGATCGCACCATCGTTATATCATCGCGATGTGCCGACAGTTAAATGGATTGTAACCCGCCAGCTCCCGATCGACGCAGTCACGCTGGCGAAGCCCGCGCGGCAATTAGCTCCGGCACATCACCATCTCACCATGGACATCCAGGCGCGTAAACTCACTCAGCTGAATAAATTGTTCGGCCAATGTATCCGCAATATCCGAACTAATCCAGCCCATCTGTTTCAACGCGTGGATTGTCGCAGCAAATTTGGCGCGTTTCGTCCCATCGGCTACTTTAATGGCTAAGCCCATCGATTCCCCCACACGTCCCACACATTGCACCCCTTCAGCGCCGGTTTTGCTGACCAGTTCACCGGCAGTTAAACGCATCAATTCTGTATCAAATTGTCCGACATCAGCAATGAGTGGCGCATGATGTGTCATCGCCCGCATCGTCCGCTCTAATTCCACCCGCTGGCCCGCCGCTAAATGCGCATAGAGATAAGCCATATGACTCAGTTGCATCAAATACGTGGGGGCCCCACAATCATCCCGTGCGCCAATAAACTCAACCGCAGGGACGCGAAGGAGTTCCGCAACTTTCCCCAAAATCAACTGCTGCAATGGATGTTTACGGCTGAGGTACGTGGCGGTCGGCAAGCTCAATTGGCGACAAGCCGCCAACATCCCGGCATGCTTACCCGAGCAATTATGCTGCAAGTTACTTCTGGCATTCGCCGGTATCGGACATTGCAACGCCGTTGGCTCAATGTCAGCCCGCCACAAAATGTTAAAGGCCTGTCGCGCTTGGGCCGGAGTTCCCCGGTGGGAAGCACACATGATCGCTAAATCTCGATCGGTCAGATTGAATTTTTCTAACGTCCCCGTTGTCGTCACACACATGGCTTGAAACGGCTTGAGTGCGGATCGAATAAATGTGTTGTAATTCGGATTGCCAGCGGCAAACAATATCCGACCTTGATCATCAGAAACCACCGCATGAGCATAGTGAATCGACTCAACAATGCCTTCACGTAGAAGTTGAATTTTGAGTTCTGGTGCCTGCGATTTGCGTAGTGTCATAGTTGCTGCCGTACATCATCTCAATCAGTCTTTAAAATCGCATCAATCCTGATGCCCTAAATCATCTGCCATCCATGGCCATCACTGGCTTAATGCCAGGCATGCCAAGCAATTGCACCACTTACACTGATGGCGCACAAGACCACACATGCGCCAATCGTCACTTGCATGCGTTGCAGTAATGGCTGCACTTCATACAGGGCAATCAAACGATCTTGATCAAGCATCTCGGGCTGCTTTTCCCAAACCTGGCCATCATACCAACCGGACTCTTCATACAGAATCTTGGTCGAAAACAGGCGCTTTTGAATGTAGGACCAACCCAAATACAATCGAATTACGGCTAGCACAGGAATAATGCAGGCCCCCCCCATCGCCCAACCCGCAAACTCAATGGGATACTTCTGCGGCACAAAACTCGCCGCCGATACGGGCCCGGAAATCAGCCAACTGCTCAGCCACATTAAACCGATCGGCTTGAAATACTCAAATGGCTCCAGCGTTCCCCACCGAAAATACCAAGAGTCCGCCAATGCCCGATATTCATTAATCGGCCGCTGTTCATCAGGCACAGGGCAAGGAGAGGAAGAGGAAGATTTCATGCTATTTAACTCAGGGTTCCGCGTCGCACAATGACGACCGTTCCTCAGTATAACGGGATCAGCACAATAAGTTTTATGCGCCAAGCTTTGCTCAAGGATTAGGCTCAAACCAACATCGATCTACCGCTACACCAATCTCCCGGCTAAATATCGTCACCCGTGGATAGTCCCTTGGCAATCCGCGAGAGATCCGATCGTTCATCCACACCAACCCGTGTCGGCGAACCACTAATAATCCGCTCAAAGTTATGGAAGGAATCTTTAATCTCAGGGCCACTCGCGCTGATGCTGTATTCTCGGATGCCCTTATCATGCCAAGAACCACGCATTTTGAACACATTCAAGGCGCGGGACATCTCACCGCGAATCTCAACGTATTGCAGCATCAAAATCGTGTCCGTAATCGTTGAGATATGCGAGTCTGTGATCGAATGTGACCCCATAAACTGATCCGTGGTGTTGGTGAAAAAGCCGGTGATTTCTTCTTGCTTCGCAAAACCGGTTGCACCAATGACAAACTGACGGAAGGCATTATTACTGACACCGCGGGCCAAGGCCGACAGCGAGTCGATCGCGATCCGCGCCGGTTTGAAATCCGCAATTTCGGATTTAATAATCTGCAAGTGATCCTCAAGCCCCGCCGACTCAGGATAAGCGCAAATGATTTTCAACAAACCCTGCTGCTCCAGTCCCTCAAAATCAATGCCCCAGGAAGAAGCGTTCCGCGACAACTGCGCCCGCGACTCCTCGTAAGCAAATAGGATAGCCCGCTCTCCCGCGACACAGGCTTCCTCAAGAAACTTACTGACGAGCATAGTTTTACCCGTACCAGTTGCGCCCGTTGCAAGAATGATTGAATCCTTGAAGAATCCACCGCCACACATGTCATCTAATCGATCGATCCCAGAAGATACACGTGTATTGGACGATCTCTGAGTGAGACGCATTGCCCCCAGCGGGAAGATATTGACGCCCTGGGCCGAAGTAATCGTGAAGGGGTATTCCCCTTTCATATGGGTGGTGCCACGCAACTTGAGGATTTCGATCGTCCGCCGCCGGCGCTCACCCTCGAGCACATTCCGCACAATCACGACATTATCCGCCACAAATTCTTCGACGCCAAACCGCGCCACTG
This genomic interval carries:
- a CDS encoding CGLD27 family protein, which gives rise to MKSSSSSPCPVPDEQRPINEYRALADSWYFRWGTLEPFEYFKPIGLMWLSSWLISGPVSAASFVPQKYPIEFAGWAMGGACIIPVLAVIRLYLGWSYIQKRLFSTKILYEESGWYDGQVWEKQPEMLDQDRLIALYEVQPLLQRMQVTIGACVVLCAISVSGAIAWHAWH
- the kaiC gene encoding circadian clock protein KaiC → MESKSNAESRAIGVQKVRTVIEGFDDISHGGLPAGRTTLVSGTSGTGKTLLAIQFLYNGIQHFDEPGIFITFEETSADIIKNAVSFGWDLQQLIDDGQLFILDASPDPEGQEVVGNFDFSALIERIQYAIGKYKAKRVSVDSVTALFQQYDSASLVRREILRLTARLKLIGVTTVITTERLDEYGPVARFGVEEFVADNVVIVRNVLEGERRRRTIEILKLRGTTHMKGEYPFTITSAQGVNIFPLGAMRLTQRSSNTRVSSGIDRLDDMCGGGFFKDSIILATGATGTGKTMLVSKFLEEACVAGERAILFAYEESRAQLSRNASSWGIDFEGLEQQGLLKIICAYPESAGLEDHLQIIKSEIADFKPARIAIDSLSALARGVSNNAFRQFVIGATGFAKQEEITGFFTNTTDQFMGSHSITDSHISTITDTILMLQYVEIRGEMSRALNVFKMRGSWHDKGIREYSISASGPEIKDSFHNFERIISGSPTRVGVDERSDLSRIAKGLSTGDDI
- a CDS encoding asparaginase; translation: MTLRKSQAPELKIQLLREGIVESIHYAHAVVSDDQGRILFAAGNPNYNTFIRSALKPFQAMCVTTTGTLEKFNLTDRDLAIMCASHRGTPAQARQAFNILWRADIEPTALQCPIPANARSNLQHNCSGKHAGMLAACRQLSLPTATYLSRKHPLQQLILGKVAELLRVPAVEFIGARDDCGAPTYLMQLSHMAYLYAHLAAGQRVELERTMRAMTHHAPLIADVGQFDTELMRLTAGELVSKTGAEGVQCVGRVGESMGLAIKVADGTKRAKFAATIHALKQMGWISSDIADTLAEQFIQLSEFTRLDVHGEMVMCRS
- a CDS encoding ABC transporter ATP-binding protein, giving the protein MTEPMLDVRNLRVQFKTGDRVTEAVRDISFQVRPGQTLGIVGESGSGKSVTSLAVMGLIPNPPGQVTAGEIWFQPDVEHPPVNLLALSRQELQRLRGLRMAMIFQEPMSSLNPVYTIGFQMVEAIAQHEQMPEAAARRRALDLLQEVQVLPEDDVLRAQIQQDSPKLTRDSQLDQEVNRRKMALLERYPHQLSGGQLQRVMIAIAISCNPQLLIADEPTTALDVTVQAAIIDLLRELRDRRGMSIVFITHDLGLIAEIADEVAVMYRGEIVEQGSLWQIFAQPQHPYTKGLLTCRPQPDLQLKVLPIVSDFMDVTELDSGEVLIESVGGDVQQVLDALPVVTASELAQRNVELQAKQPLLSVRDLSVAFPIKGVLGRVKRYTMAVNRVSFDVFPGETLGLVGESGCGKTTLSRTLLRLIEPQQGQAIFNGKDIFSLSTTELRNLRRELQIVFQNPFSSLDPRIAIGDAVMEPLKIFGKSDRKSSNDRVAYLLERVGLNPDWRKRFPHEFSGGQRQRVCIARALALNPKFIICDESVSALDVSVQAQVLNLLKELQSEFDLTYIFISHDLSVVKFMSDRIMVMNQGRLEEINSAEMIYRQPQQEYTKKLIASIPVGNLDHIRERQQQRGYSVS